The genomic segment TTCGGCAAGTTTACCGACTGCTGTGCTGTCTAACATTACGTCTACTCTACACATATTTTAAAGTACCCTACAGAGGAACATGGGTGGATGAGCTAAGTGTTTCgcctcataatgcacaccgttctgcCAGTGGGATGCTGTAATAGCTGCTGAAAAGACGACCATCACTACTATCACTACACTAGCTTTTGCATCTAGCATATGCATTGTGCAATTTGTACTTAAGAAAGTACAGTACTAAATACTAATGTATCTCAATGTATTAGCATTGCCTTAAAGTCAGGGCCCCTACATCTAATAAACACATTAGTGTTGCATGAAGATGTCTGAGCTTACACAAAACTCCATATTTCTGGTTAATAACATACAATACTGATTCATCTCATTGtattagtgtttttatttttttatttatacaACTTACACCTTCTACATAAAAAAGCACAGTATTGATGCGTTTCACTATATTTCCTGACAACCAAGACTCATACTTCTAACAAAGTACAGAACCGCcccacaaagacaaagtgcattgACACCATTGAAATGGAGAACAATGCCTTCAAAGTTTTGGTATTAGGTTAGATGTTCTAGTTTCTGCAAATCTAACATAGCAATAGGcctatctctaaaacaggacacatttggaccactgGCTTTGTCACAAAACAAAGGAGGTTGttgtgaagaccattttcagtataaacagtattgggcagtcatgggtcatGAGTAAGCGTTTAgggccagacttgtagcccaacggttgccggttcaactcccgacccgccaggttggtgggggagtaattaaccagtgctccccccgtcctcctcctgaGCGTGGCActatcctgctgcactgctcccttggggcgccattgagggctgcccccttgcatgggtgaggcataaatgcaatttcgttgtgtgccgtgtgcagtgttcacttgtgtgctgtggaatgctgtgtcacaatgacagtgggagttggagaatcccaattgggctttcaactcaatgttgacaaaatgtgtagttactgcgcTTGGCGTTTGTATTGCAGAGTAGTGTTGCATGGATATGTTTGGTGCTTACTGCAGCGGCTGATCTGGCACTCCTCCCGCTCCATGAGGGGGTCGGTGGTGTAGCACCAGGGCACGGGGGACGCATCAGGGTTACGGCAGTAGTTATCATCCAGACTCTTCTCAGGGTACCTGCTCcggccatacacacacaagcacacacacacacacacacacacacacacacacacacacacacacacacacacacacacacacacacacacacacacacacacacacacacacacacacacacacacacacacacacacacacaagggttatTTCAGTGCTCAACTCTGTCAGGGTGTACAGGAGCTTGTGAAAATATGTGTCAGCTGATACACACATGCCAAACATATACTACACATGCATGAGCACCAGGatacacgcacgtacatacgcacgcacgcacacacgtacgcacgcacgcatgcacacacacactggtgttttGAAGTGTATTGTAGGTCTGTAGCTGCTGGTCCCATCTCTGCCActcacgcattctctctctctctctctctctctctctctctctctctctctctctctctctctctctctctctctctctctctctcacacacacacacacacacacacacacacacacacacacacacacacacacacacacattgcattgcattgcatgaaGAGAGAGTGTGCTGTACTTCTCCGGCTGGTAGATGTGTTGGTGAGGGTGCTGCTGGTCCCATCGCTGGCACTCGCGGCCGCTCACAGTGTGGTCCACCTGGCCCCTGTAGTCCTCCCCATTACACGTGATACACACCTCtagaaatacacgcacgcacgcacacaaacacacacacacacgcacgcacgcacacacacacgcacacacacaaacacacacacagagttatataTTTGTGTAGTGTTCATCACCTGTCTGAGCTGCAATGCAATATAGTGTACATGAGTGTGATGGTGTAGTCATGCTATTATCACTGCAGTAGAAATAAGAAAAAAACGCGAGCAACTATCTAAATACAGGGCGCTGGACAAAGCAAAATAAACTGAAGGAACAAAACATAAAGAACGCATCAGACTCCTGTTCCTGTCGGTTAACCCCTTTGCAGAGCCTgctgtaaccttactgtcaccaaaattgtaatgtccaagtcttaatctgttacttaaggctcttggtaatgtcagaGCAATGTTGGTATAATGTGGTTCagccttttcagcaatgagtgaacgggcccatctgcacaactTTAGATGTTTTGGGCATGGTCATAGTACTGCAGAACTTTTGAGTGTGATGCTGAGAGCATGGTACTATCTCTGCACTACCTTTAGTGTATACTTGAGTGTAGTTGAGTATGCTGGTAACCTGTGACCACAGTGACAAATGGGGTGTCAAAATTCCAGAGAAAACTTATATAACTCCAGATGGAGTaattacaacactgtggagagtcaaattactcagCGACAATGGAGTcaagaattttgacattttgcAGTAAATTCAACTAAAGCCAGATGATTACCcacccactctgctccaggtgcCACCTATGTTCAATATTTGTTTTACTCCAATGTGGATATTATTAACCGCTATACAATATTAACTAGAattgaaaatgttgaaaatgtagaAAATCTAACACTAATTCAACACAACTCTGTAGCCCCATAATTCATGCCGTTCCACCATGTGGAACACTGTAGTGGTcaatgaaaagtgaactaccatagtactacactactatgacaaaacATATAACCTTTAATAAGGCACTATAGCTTGGcaattgtcattctggtaacagcacatttatgatGACGTGTCTTAACAGGTATAAGAGTCAAAATAACACTGGTATGGACTGTGTACCGTCTTTGCAGTGTGGGATGTTGCAGCTCTCGTAGCGATGCTCAGCATGGGTGGTGTAGCACCAGGGCCCAATGGGGTCTCCGTCTGGGTTGCGACAGTAGTTCAGCTCAAGCCCATTGGTGGCGGTGGGAGTCCATCTATAGGAAGGGAAACGAACTGttgttttgtatttgtttgtgtatttgtttctgtgtgtgtgtatgtgtgcacgtgcacgtgtatgtgcgtgtgtgtgtgtgtgggtcaaagacgtgcaaaatggcattgtcattcagtgtaacggatgccttctgctgactgtttttatttatttattgttacagggaattcatgaaagcctcggctgtcatccattcacttgaaacaatttaaaaatcatgtttttttgcagttacagttggcggaaggtgtccgtaacactgaatgacaaagacgtctttgacccgtgtgcatttgcatgtcttgatgtgttttcatgtgtctgAGACATTTCCAGCACAGGAAAAAGAGTAGCAGATACGACGTCTGATGCTATGCTTTGAGAAGGAGATAAGCAGGCATTGTTGAAGAGACAATTTCCAGGATGGACAGAAGCATGTTACAAACGAGACTCGAGGCGTGACTGTTTGTAGGACCATCGAGTAGAACGGTGTTAAGCCAACTTTTCCCCCTGAGGTCCCATATTAAAAAACCCttcgcgcagagcctatgttataaccttactgtcaccaaaattgtaatggctatgtcttaatctgttacttaaggctctcggtaatgtcatagcaatgatgttatgatgtagttgagtattttcagcaaaatagtgaataggcccgcacCAACGACCCCATCTGTACTAAGAGGCTACAAGTCATAAACCTGTGTGACTCAAGTCAACAGACAATATTAATAGAATCACAAAATAATGTTGTATGAGTTGACCATTATTGAACATTTAGATGGCTTTGTGAAACAATGCAGTAGTAGACTCACCTGTGGTCGTGAGGAAACTTGGACCACCATTGCTGGCACTTGTGGCCGTTCTTTGTCACCGACACCTTCCCACGGTAGTCCTCCCCTTTACCCACGATGCACTTCCTGACATACACTGTGCatcagagaggggaaaaaaagacatgctGTTACCACAGTATTTACCAGGCAACCATAGTAAACAACAGCATTAAAACCAGCAAATCAACTCCATCTGCCGTCTTAAATTCTGATAAAGCAGACACCTGGAACTGGAATGGAAAAGTATGATTTGAAAAGCCACCTATAGAGATGTCGCCTCTTTAAAAGATATCATTTCACATTTTATGGTCAGCAAGTTTGTCCAAAAAAAGCTGTCACTTTGCCCCATGCAATCAAACACATTCACGGAAATAGCTGAGACTTCCCAATCATCAAGTATAacttcatacacactcacagatggTATTCTGACTCAAATATGCAAAGAAATAATTACACATTCTCAAACAGACCAGTGCCTAAAACCTTAGTAATAATGAAAGTAATAAAGAAATGACAGCATAtcacagctgttttttttttaacctcaacTTTTGTTACAGTAATATAAAAGAACTGACCTTTCTTTTCGTAAAAGTCACAGTTGACATTCCTCTTGACTTCTGTGTTGTCTCCGTCCCTGACCCATGGGAGCTGTTTACAAGAGATGCTTGGACGGGTCTCGTAGTTGAATGCCCTGAAAAGAACATACAGTAATTACCATGACTAAATATCTCAGCACACCAAGTGTATCCTGTGCAGTCTTGTCTTTCGCTTATATGGGGACAATTccagtcttttgtgtgtgtgcttgtgtgtgtgtgtgtgtgtgtgtgtgtgtgtgcgtgtgtatgtgtgtgtgtgtgtgcttgtatgtatatctgtgcaagtgtgagtgcatgtgtgtgcgcgtgcatgtgtatgtcagttcctatgtgtgtgtgagtgagcacacgtgtgtgtgtgtgtgtgtgtgtgtgtgtgtgtgtgtgtgtgtgtgtgtgtgtgtgtgtgtgtgtgtgtgtgtgtgtgtgtgtgtgtgtgtgtgtgtgtgtgtgtgtgtgtgtgtgtgtgtgtgtgtgtgtgtgtgtgtgtgtgcaatgcatgtgtaagtGCGAGCGTACCTGCAGTCCAGTCCCTCGGTGCATGTCTGGGCGCACTGCTCCAGAGTGAGGCCGGTGAGCAGGCGCACCCTGTCTGCATTCCACACCGCAACCAGCTCCCTGCCCTCCGAGCGCTGGTAGTCATTAAGCGCACTGCGACTTCCTTTACACACAACACGCAGAACAgcaaagcattttcagcaaacagAACTATATGGATGGGCATGTTGGGctcaaccctttcatgcagagcctatgttataacttttttaaaagattttttttttgtctttttgactttatttatgacaggacagtggaggtggtgacaagaagcaagtgggggagagagagatggggaagggccggcaaaggaccagggGCCACTCCTGCCCTAACCCATACCTTAAATCTTAACCATAGACATATGAATGGTTTGTAACTCAGCTCGGTAGATATCCATGTGCCATGAACACAACCTATTTTTTTTACCTCTGTCTTTGGGGTTGGCCTATCCATGTAAACACATCTTGATACTCTGGAGTGaatgttctgtgttctgtgtatgCATTATTATCATTTGGATGAAAAGAGTTTGGGGGCTTCAATATTGACAATTTGTTTTCTTCAGTCAGACACAAGGGCTTTCAACAGTTGTGTAAATACTATATGTTTTCATCAGTGGTAGctgcaaaagtaggcctatatttgaatgGTCTAATCAAACGTGGTCTGCTCTTCTGCTCTACCCTATTGTGataaaatagcggaccatggacacacacaacctTTGGACCTGATCCTTTTTAGCCGATGGAAGAGGACACTGACATACAATGAAAACATCCAGTCACCCCAAAGACAGACCATGCATGGGTTTAGTGTCAAatcccttcctttcctttgtgtagcctacattaaatgACATTGTGATTTCCATGATCAGAACATGGAACATGAACACGCTTAAACGTTCAACAGTTTTGTGGAAGTTGTGTATTAGGCCTATCTGGCAAAAGGTTTGCAAAAATGTGCgtaaaatgaattacatttgcaaAAAATGATACAAGACTGTAGAATAGGCTACTTTGTAAAAGTCTTACCTTCGGCTGTGAAGCTCCAAAGACTCATGAACGCACAAAGAAATACTGCGTCCATCATGTAGTTATCCCCAGACTTATACGAGCACGTTTTAGGCAGCCCTGACCCCTTGAGACGTGAGAGCGAGGCGGTGTGTGATGAACTTTAGGCTGCACCTAATCTTTATAAGCTGACAACAATTCTTCACAAAACAATAACTATTTTCGTCGGCTGTTGAGGGGGGATTGATGCAACAAAATCTGACGTCGCCACAAACACCCACGGCCGCGCGCTGCAGCAGCGCAATCAATGAATTAATAGTTAACCAAATGTGCTTTTAAAACACGTTTCGCTCTTGGCGTTTTTCCTCTAATTTGGTCATAGCCACCAAAGTGTACGCCTCAGTACCTTCAATCATTCAATGCCTCGACACAGGCAGCTTGTTCGTCTGGTAGCCTCAGTTTTGAAGAAGAATGGCAAGATGTTTTGACACTGCATTTAAAAATGGGTTTGTCCAGTTGTAGTAAAATTGTAGCTTTTCTCTGATACAGTTCACCACTAGTTAATCTGAATTAAACATCTCATCAGGCCTATCAAGGGTCCAGAGTGAAGACCTATGAACACTGTAGGCTATTTACATTCAGTTTTGTCCTAATTTTTTACCCATTTGGGATGAATGTATTTAAGAAAGATGAAACCTAATAGATGTGCTGATTTATTGCAACAAAATTAGTGTAGCCTAGTATATATTTTTCGTCATAAATGTGTGCGTCTGAGTTTCTATTCCAAGAGTAATTTCCTAAGTTATTTGCCATTGAACTTGGTCAGCGCCCCGgcgtgtaggcctacaggttttAATCTACCAGCAGAGGTCAGTAGCATTCTTTGAAAAACGTAAACTTCCTGAAAGGGAAAAATGAACTTCAACCTACAAAATGGAGTGAAAAGGCAAGGTTTGGGACTACGAGACGCGTTATAGACCGCTACCAGTGGTTGTGCAGCCACAGTTACAGTTGTAAGAACATTTGTTGCATTTGCGCACAGACATGCCTGCTAAACTATCGGAGGGCACAGTGAAGGTGGACCTTTGTGGCGAGAACCCGCTGTTTTATCGACAAAGCGAGCCAGAGATTGGAGAAGCAAGACTTTCTATTCTCCTGCTGCACGGCATTCGCTTCTCGTCCCAGAACTGGCTGGATATCGGAACCCTTGAAACTTTGGCAAAGGCTGGCTATCGAGCCACTGCTGTAGACCTGCCAGGTAGTGTGTTAGGTCCATCATTTACAAAAATGGGAATTCCACAGAATTCCCCGTAGGCCTATCTGTTCAGATGGCGTTTGGTCAATGTTTACTTTGGCCAAAGAGAACGGAAACCAGTATTTGCTGCCATTTTCCCACGGGTCATTGCAATCGTCTTAACAAAAGTTTCTTTAGATATTGATACAATGTAATAGCCtgctcctgaccatcccataatactaccatttccagccaagtgtcttggcggaagtaggcctacgtaggatggcgcgcgaggctaacaATGTAGTAGATGAGTAAGTACGTCTATGTCATAACTCATAGGCCTACGTCGCTTCAGATTTTAAGGCATATTTTTGCGAAATGGAGAGGGGCATGGCACACTCTCCGCCACAAGCGCAAAGGAAGTAATAGGCTACAGTATTTGGAACTGTTGGGGTTGACCAAACGTCCGTATTGAAAATTGAAAATGTATGTAAGCTTGAACTCGTATGAACATGTCTCAATGTTGCAttttagtgatgggcaacctgaattcattagacctaggcctatagtccagtgccacattccaaattacctgggttCACATGAAAATTCTGCAGATGTTAGTTGAATTGGAAAGAAAAAAATCAGGTGAAATTGAAATATGTGACACTGGAATGTAAAGTAGCCTAATGAATAGAGGTTGtcattgtataggcctatagggTAACATAAAATAGAACAAATGATCAGGCCTATAGACTATTCTAAACGACTTTGTGAGGCCTGAATTTTATTTACACTATTTACTCAGCTCTTCTTTTCATgtgaacaataacaacaaaatccCCTCCAATGCTTGTTTTTTTGCTCTTCACCTTTGTGCCACTCACAGGCCTGGGCCAGTCCAAGGCTGCTGTGGCCCCTGCCGCGGTGGGGGAGCTTGCCCCTGGCGACTTCCTGAAGCAGGTGTGTGACGCGCTGGAGCTGGGCCCAGCGGTGGTGGTCAGCCCCTCCCTCAGCGGCATGTACtcgctccccttcctcttccagcaCAGCTCCATGCTCAAGGCCTACGTCCCAGTGGCACCCATCTGCACAGACAAGTTCAAGTCCCAGCAGTATGCAGCTGTCCAGGTATGTGAGTGTGGTCAGATGTGAGTGATGAGGGTGTGTTATCATATGACAGTTTTTTTCCCATCTCATCTTTTGAATCAATACTGTGTGTTATAAGGGACACTGTGGTAAATGTATAGTAGGTAGCCTACGGTGGAGAAAGCACATATTCACTTCAAGGTTCCAGTGTAAGGTTTTGTAATTATCTTATACATAAAAGCAGAAGGCCTGTGCACAGCCAGGTGTCTGGTCTGTTGCAGGATACCAACTCGAGAAAATAATCACCACTCTACACAGATAAAGGTTTATGTGATGATGATTTTTAAATACAAGTTTTCATTCATATAGATATTGACCTTGATGTTTTGTTTAAAGGTAACTTATGTTTTCAAATACCTCTGCACTGTGTTTCAGACCCCTACCCTGATCGTGTACGGCGATAAGGACTATCAGCTGGGGGAGCTGTCGCTAAGCAACCTCAAACACCTGCCCAATCACACGGTCACGGTCATGAAGGGGGCTGGCCATCCCTGTTACCTAGACGACCCAGACACCTGGCACAAGGCCCTGCTACACTTCCTGGAGACGCTATGAACATTCGAAAATTTGCCcggcaagccagactaaaacaTGATGTGCATAGTCTGAGCTTGCATAGTCTGAGCTTGCACCATAGGCAAAGACGCCATGCTAAGACCATCTCAATGACTCACTATACATATACAAAACTAGACAGAGTGTTTTCTGTAGAGGATAGAGTCAGGCTAGATTCATTGCCTAGCTACGATTAGCCTATCCCCTAGGGCAGGTTTTCCCTAGCCTGGGTCTCATGCAGACCCctcgtgcatttccgctcaacttcgtgcatcgcgtgagaaccagttTAGGTTTTCCCAGCCTTTTCCAAGTTGGGGCCTACTTTAAATTTTCGGGACCCACATTCTGGCCCAATAGCCAACGACACTCAAGtgaat from the Engraulis encrasicolus isolate BLACKSEA-1 chromosome 14, IST_EnEncr_1.0, whole genome shotgun sequence genome contains:
- the abhd14b gene encoding protein ABHD14B encodes the protein MPAKLSEGTVKVDLCGENPLFYRQSEPEIGEARLSILLLHGIRFSSQNWLDIGTLETLAKAGYRATAVDLPGLGQSKAAVAPAAVGELAPGDFLKQVCDALELGPAVVVSPSLSGMYSLPFLFQHSSMLKAYVPVAPICTDKFKSQQYAAVQTPTLIVYGDKDYQLGELSLSNLKHLPNHTVTVMKGAGHPCYLDDPDTWHKALLHFLETL